In the Campylobacter showae genome, one interval contains:
- a CDS encoding M48 family metallopeptidase, which translates to MTIRKIILLAVFTATMLTGCFTSSTSGGALGENRRQMFLVGEQEMNEAAAKAYVETLSGARKKGALNIDPVMTKRVQDVAKRLIAQVGAFREDALKWKWEVNVIDENTINAWCMPGGRIVVYSGIIKNLSLTNGELAAVMGHEIAHALREHSREQASTDMLKNVGIFAVSQAAGLGDLATGAMNMAAQYTISLPFSRSHEREADHIGTELMARAGYDPKEAVNVWVKMSQKSGGNVPEILSTHPSSQSRIADLREVAAKLEPVYLQAKK; encoded by the coding sequence ATGACGATAAGAAAAATTATTTTACTCGCCGTATTTACCGCGACGATGCTGACTGGCTGCTTCACCAGCTCCACTAGCGGCGGAGCGCTTGGCGAAAACAGACGCCAGATGTTTTTGGTGGGCGAGCAGGAGATGAACGAAGCCGCAGCCAAAGCCTACGTAGAGACGCTAAGCGGCGCACGCAAAAAAGGCGCGCTAAACATCGATCCCGTGATGACAAAAAGAGTGCAAGACGTCGCTAAACGCCTGATCGCGCAGGTCGGAGCATTTAGAGAGGATGCGCTCAAGTGGAAATGGGAAGTAAACGTGATCGACGAAAACACGATAAACGCGTGGTGTATGCCTGGCGGCCGCATCGTCGTTTATAGCGGCATCATCAAAAATCTCTCGCTCACAAACGGCGAGCTAGCCGCAGTCATGGGACACGAGATCGCGCACGCGCTGCGCGAACATAGCCGCGAGCAGGCCAGCACGGATATGCTCAAAAACGTCGGCATTTTCGCCGTTTCGCAGGCTGCGGGACTAGGCGATCTAGCTACCGGCGCCATGAACATGGCCGCGCAGTACACCATCTCGTTGCCGTTTTCTCGCTCGCACGAACGCGAGGCCGACCACATCGGCACGGAGCTGATGGCGCGGGCGGGCTACGATCCTAAAGAGGCGGTGAACGTCTGGGTCAAAATGTCGCAAAAAAGCGGCGGTAACGTGCCTGAGATACTAAGCACCCACCCGTCTAGCCAGAGCCGCATCGCCGATCTGCGCGAGGTCGCAGCCAAGCTCGAGCCGGTGTATCTGCAAGCCAAAAAGTAA
- the murI gene encoding glutamate racemase translates to MKIAFFDSGIGGLSVLAEALRRFSGAEFLYFADEDHVPYGTKSRAEIVRLSLDAVGFLVSRGADGVVVACNTATSAAISELRGAFSVPVIGMEPAVKLAADSFGARPTLLIATPLTIAGEKLARLVGRLECETWSLPLPRLVEFAQDLEFGSPAVRTYLREELAKFELERLGSLVLGCTHFNYFKDVLREILPPHVRIVDGIDGTLNRLASELGGGLKLAHGEDLPSQVAKFDAKDGIKFDTNSSTQVSKFKAEGRGADGYAKFNANSQTGELDARERDGRLAGDVHAVEQCGEDKRRMLPRAVDANLQLKLYSRGGADLSLEFEPRGNEMDIPRVNYPNGNSVEYFYSGRALDAAQLRKVELFLKRLDAMREIN, encoded by the coding sequence AGTGGGGCGGAGTTTTTGTATTTTGCCGACGAGGATCACGTCCCCTACGGCACAAAAAGTAGGGCCGAGATCGTGCGGCTGAGCCTCGATGCGGTCGGGTTTCTGGTCTCGCGCGGTGCGGACGGGGTCGTCGTCGCTTGCAACACCGCTACAAGCGCGGCTATCTCGGAGCTTCGCGGCGCATTTAGCGTGCCGGTCATCGGCATGGAGCCCGCCGTCAAGCTCGCTGCGGACAGCTTCGGCGCGCGCCCGACGCTGCTCATCGCTACGCCGCTAACGATCGCAGGCGAGAAGCTTGCGCGCCTCGTTGGGCGGCTGGAGTGCGAGACGTGGAGCTTGCCGCTGCCACGCCTCGTGGAGTTTGCGCAGGATTTGGAGTTTGGCTCGCCCGCAGTTCGGACCTATCTGCGTGAGGAACTGGCTAAATTTGAGCTTGAGCGCCTCGGTTCGCTCGTGCTAGGATGTACGCATTTTAATTATTTCAAGGACGTTTTGCGCGAAATTTTGCCTCCGCACGTGCGCATCGTCGACGGCATAGACGGCACGCTAAACCGCCTTGCAAGCGAGCTGGGCGGAGGGCTAAAGCTTGCGCACGGCGAGGATTTGCCCTCGCAGGTGGCTAAATTTGACGCTAAGGACGGCATAAAATTTGATACGAATTCATCTACGCAAGTCAGTAAATTTAAAGCGGAAGGACGAGGCGCGGACGGCTATGCAAAATTTAACGCAAATTCGCAAACGGGCGAACTTGATGCCCGCGAGCGCGACGGCAGGCTGGCAGGCGATGTGCACGCCGTAGAGCAGTGCGGCGAAGACAAACGCCGCATGTTACCGCGCGCTGTAGATGCGAATTTGCAGCTCAAGCTTTATTCTCGAGGTGGCGCGGACTTGTCCTTGGAATTTGAGCCGAGAGGCAATGAAATGGACATTCCGCGAGTGAATTATCCAAACGGCAACAGCGTGGAGTATTTTTACTCGGGCAGGGCGCTAGATGCGGCGCAGCTACGCAAGGTGGAACTGTTTTTAAAGCGGCTTGATGCGATGCGGGAGATTAACTAA